DNA from Candidatus Dormiibacterota bacterium:
TTGGAGAGGATGATGACCGGGATGTTCTTCGTGACGCCGTCGGAGCGGAGGTTCTCGAGCACGGCGAATCCGTCCATCTTGGGGAGGCGAATGTCGAGGAAGACGATGTCGGGCACCTGGTTTTTGGCGTGGTCGAGGCCCTCCTCGCCGGATTTGGCCACGATGACCCGGTAGCCATCCAGCTCCAGCTTGAGCTTGTACATCTCGGCCACCGCCGGGTCATCTTCGATGAAGAGGACGTTTACGTCCTCGTCGACTACCTCACTCATGTCCCCTCCTTTGAACGAACCGCCCGCTTTTCCACGCCGGAGCGGGCTTCATGCAAAATCGACATCGAGCCTGTCACCTTTCCCCCCTTTCCACCGGGGGTAAGTATACCTCAAGTTCCTTCAAAAACCTGAATTTGTGGAGGCTCGACGGGAACGTCGGGGGCTCACAGGACACGTGATACGATGGCGGGTACCGTGTGGCGGCACGGTCGTCTGGTTCACGGAGGAATGCGATTTCTCAATGGGATATTTGCGAGGTCTTCAGCATGGCGCGATCGCCGGGGCGGTCCTGGCGCTGCTCTACGCCCCTGATTCGGGCGTGAATACGCGGCGCCGGGTCTCGCGGCTGCTGGGCCAGGCGGAGGCGATGTTGGCCGCCGACAGCGGCGGACCCGCGGCCTCGACGGCCACACCCCGGCGGCGGGCGGCAGGCGGAGCAGAAAGTAGGGTCAGGCGGCCATAGGGAGGACGACGATGGATCAGACGGTAGAGAAGACGGTCGATCGGTTAAGCGAGTTGCTCGATCGGGCCAACAAGGCGGCCCAGGATTTCGAGGTGAAGGACCGCCTCTCGGACGCGGTCGCAGCCTTGCGCCGCACCCGGATTACCCAGGACAGCGATACGAGCGCGGAGCGGTTCGTCACCGGGCTGCTGATCGGGGTCGCCGTTGGCTTCGGGCTGGCGTTGCTGCTCGCACCTAAGACCGGTGAGGAGATGCGCGACGACCTGATGCAGCGAGGCATCGAGCTGCGCGATCGCGCCGGAGAGCTGGCGTCCCGCCGGCCGTTCGGTGACAGCGAGCAGGGACGCACCGAGAAAGCGTCCAGCGACCAGCCGGGAACCGCTTAACCTAGCCGCTCGGCGTCAGTTGTTCGGCTTGCACTCACCGCCCGGCAACACGCCGTTGGGACAGCTTGTTGGCGACGGCGTGGGCGCCGGCGCCGGTGGTGGTGGCGGCGGGTTGACGATGCAGTACACGCCGTCGACGGTGATCTGGCTGTAGGTCAACGAGTAGGGGTTGTAGTTCGCCGGCAGCTTGCACTGCG
Protein-coding regions in this window:
- a CDS encoding response regulator, whose protein sequence is MSEVVDEDVNVLFIEDDPAVAEMYKLKLELDGYRVIVAKSGEEGLDHAKNQVPDIVFLDIRLPKMDGFAVLENLRSDGVTKNIPVIILSNYGEKELVDRGLKLGALDYLIKSETTPASLSRGVQDWVKE
- a CDS encoding YtxH domain-containing protein encodes the protein MDQTVEKTVDRLSELLDRANKAAQDFEVKDRLSDAVAALRRTRITQDSDTSAERFVTGLLIGVAVGFGLALLLAPKTGEEMRDDLMQRGIELRDRAGELASRRPFGDSEQGRTEKASSDQPGTA
- a CDS encoding YtxH domain-containing protein, producing the protein MGYLRGLQHGAIAGAVLALLYAPDSGVNTRRRVSRLLGQAEAMLAADSGGPAASTATPRRRAAGGAESRVRRP